GATGCCCTGCCGTTCGGCGGTCAACGGGGTTTCTTGTACGGCTGTTTCCACTGGTTGCAAGGGGGCTAAGGAAAAGCAAAAGTACACATCCCAGTCCCATTCTGTGTCTTGGCAGTTCGCTTTTAGTTATGCTTCGGCTCACGTTTTAGAAGAATTGGGAAGGATGCCCACAGGCCAGGAAACCCAAGGCAATTGTTTTTAGCCTGTTTTCTGGAAAACAGGCTAAAAACGGAAAAGCCAGTCTTGTCTGAAGTGAGTTGGGCTGCGTAAAACACTAAAAACACCAGAAAACTACTGATTTTACGACCTTGCCTCAACCAGAAAAAGCTGCCATCGTTTTTGCCAGAAAAAACCAATCCCATGATCCTGCCACCGTTCCTGAAGCCCCATGACAAAGTAGGCCTGATTAGCACCAGCTCTTTCACCGAGGATAGGTATATACAAGAAGCCGTCAGGATTCTGGAAAGCTGGCATTTGAAACCGGTGCTGGGCAAGACCATCGGCGCCCGGCACGGTAGCATGGCGGGGCCAGACAGGCTCAGGAAACAGGACCTGCAAGACATGCTGGACCGGGATGACATCAAGGCTATCTTCCAGACCACGGGTGGCTACGGCATTGTCAGGATCATTGACCAGGTAGACTTCAGTCATTTTAAATACAAGCCCAAATGGGTGGTGGGTTACAGTGACACCACCTTTCTGCACAACCACTTGCAGGGCCAGCTGAGCACCGGCTCCATCCATGGTACCATGGCCGCCGACCTGGAGGCCGGTTATCATGCCACCTCCTGGGAGAGCCTGCGCAAAGCCCTTTTTGGCGAAGACCTGCACTACACCATACAACCGCATCCTTTAAACAGGCTGGGTACCTCAAGCGGTATGCTGGTAGGCGGCACCGTCAGTATTCTATGCAATGCCAAAGGTACCATGTCTGAGGTGAACAGCAACGGCAAAATCCTGTTTCTGGAAGAGGTGGGAGAGAAGCATTTCCGGCTGGACAGCTACCTTGTTTCTTTGAAACACGCCGGCAAGTTTGACTACGTGCGCGGCCTCATTGTAGGCGAGTTGGTAGAGATGGAGGACGATGACCCGCCCTTCGGGAAAACGCCCGAGGAGATTGTGATGGACGCCGTCAAGGAATATGACTTTCCGGTAAGCTTTGGGTTTAAGGCGGGCCACGGCGAAGTGAACAAAGC
The nucleotide sequence above comes from Nibribacter ruber. Encoded proteins:
- a CDS encoding S66 peptidase family protein, encoding MILPPFLKPHDKVGLISTSSFTEDRYIQEAVRILESWHLKPVLGKTIGARHGSMAGPDRLRKQDLQDMLDRDDIKAIFQTTGGYGIVRIIDQVDFSHFKYKPKWVVGYSDTTFLHNHLQGQLSTGSIHGTMAADLEAGYHATSWESLRKALFGEDLHYTIQPHPLNRLGTSSGMLVGGTVSILCNAKGTMSEVNSNGKILFLEEVGEKHFRLDSYLVSLKHAGKFDYVRGLIVGELVEMEDDDPPFGKTPEEIVMDAVKEYDFPVSFGFKAGHGEVNKALILGALVHLKVNDQGTTISFET